The following proteins come from a genomic window of Blastococcus sp. HT6-30:
- a CDS encoding YihY/virulence factor BrkB family protein has translation MTGTRPRESAVDRIRQRVEEKAARRAAAARTTADGGRSQDANRLPAGAPGPAQLPGIDAGSPTQIPARGWKQILKRAWAENNADNMPIIAGGVAFFGFLAIFPALLALISIYGLVASPEQAAAQVEELTAGLPEAAQQLIEDQVTAVTENAGGALTLSLVVSILAALWSASGGVNNLVKAVNIAYDEVETRNFLKLRALSLVLTLGAIVFVVLTIGLVAVLPVVIDLLPLGSVGTVLVEIARWLLLLVVVAGSLAVLYRVAPDRDAPKFRWVSLGSIVVTVVWALVSLGFTIYVNNFGSYDKTYGAIAGVIVLMLWLYLTCYLVLLGAEINSEAEHQTGLDTTDGEPMPMGERDAVKADTLPAKAEPEKGDSDPTRKAAP, from the coding sequence GTGACCGGTACCCGCCCTCGCGAGAGCGCCGTCGACCGCATCCGCCAGCGCGTCGAGGAGAAGGCCGCCCGGCGCGCCGCGGCGGCCCGGACGACGGCCGACGGCGGCCGGTCGCAGGACGCGAACCGCCTGCCCGCGGGCGCCCCGGGTCCCGCGCAGCTGCCGGGGATCGACGCCGGCTCCCCCACGCAGATCCCCGCGCGCGGGTGGAAGCAGATCCTCAAGCGCGCCTGGGCGGAGAACAACGCCGACAACATGCCGATCATCGCGGGAGGGGTGGCGTTCTTCGGCTTCCTGGCGATCTTCCCGGCGCTCCTGGCGTTGATCTCCATCTACGGCCTGGTGGCGTCCCCCGAGCAAGCCGCCGCCCAGGTCGAGGAGTTAACCGCCGGCCTGCCCGAGGCCGCGCAACAGCTCATCGAGGACCAGGTCACCGCCGTGACCGAGAACGCCGGCGGGGCGCTCACCCTGAGCCTTGTGGTCTCGATCCTCGCGGCGCTCTGGAGCGCCTCCGGCGGCGTGAACAACCTGGTCAAGGCGGTGAACATCGCCTACGACGAGGTGGAGACCCGCAACTTCCTCAAGCTCCGGGCGCTGTCCCTGGTCCTCACGCTGGGCGCCATCGTCTTCGTCGTGCTGACCATCGGCCTGGTCGCCGTCCTGCCGGTGGTGATCGATCTGCTGCCGCTCGGGTCGGTCGGCACCGTGCTGGTGGAGATCGCGCGCTGGCTGCTGCTGCTGGTCGTCGTCGCGGGGTCGCTCGCGGTGCTCTACCGGGTGGCCCCCGACCGGGACGCGCCGAAGTTCCGCTGGGTCAGCCTCGGGTCGATCGTGGTCACCGTCGTGTGGGCGCTGGTCAGCCTCGGCTTCACCATCTACGTCAACAACTTCGGCAGCTACGACAAGACCTACGGCGCGATCGCCGGCGTGATCGTGCTCATGCTGTGGCTGTACCTCACCTGCTACCTGGTGCTCCTCGGGGCGGAGATCAACTCCGAGGCCGAGCACCAGACCGGCCTGGACACCACCGACGGCGAGCCGATGCCGATGGGCGAGCGCGACGCGGTGAAGGCCGACACGCTGCCGGCCAAGGCTGAGCCGGAGAAGGGCGACAGCGACCCCACCCGCAAGGCCGCGCCGTAG
- a CDS encoding DUF4235 domain-containing protein, which produces MSKGAKLAYRPIGLAAGIAAGAVSGAVFKQVWKRISGEDDAPDALQSEYPMWEIVVSAALQGAIFAATKATIDRLGAQGFTRLTGAWPGD; this is translated from the coding sequence TTGAGCAAGGGAGCAAAGCTCGCCTACCGGCCGATCGGCCTGGCAGCGGGTATCGCGGCCGGTGCCGTCTCCGGCGCGGTCTTCAAGCAGGTGTGGAAGCGCATCAGCGGGGAGGACGACGCACCGGACGCACTCCAGAGCGAGTACCCGATGTGGGAGATCGTCGTCTCCGCGGCCCTCCAGGGCGCGATCTTCGCGGCCACCAAGGCGACCATCGACCGCCTGGGCGCGCAGGGCTTCACCAGGCTCACCGGGGCGTGGCCGGGCGACTGA
- a CDS encoding DUF3618 domain-containing protein: protein MSTPSGSRPDDAQAANGPTEPDAIRADIEATREQLGRTVDELSQRLDVPARAKEGAARAKDTAVETYRESPPAFAGAGAALAGLVGLVLWRRRRARRRASTEELLVGARVGRKREAKRARRELAARRAAAQKATKRAEKDARKAARRSEKDARKATAQARKAARRGARRKR, encoded by the coding sequence GTGAGCACGCCCAGCGGGTCACGGCCCGACGACGCACAGGCCGCCAACGGCCCCACCGAGCCCGACGCGATCAGGGCCGACATCGAGGCGACCCGGGAGCAGCTCGGCCGCACGGTGGACGAGCTCAGCCAGCGCCTCGACGTGCCCGCCCGGGCCAAGGAGGGTGCGGCGCGCGCCAAGGACACCGCCGTCGAGACCTACCGCGAGAGCCCCCCTGCGTTCGCCGGAGCCGGCGCGGCGCTGGCCGGGCTGGTGGGCCTCGTGCTGTGGCGACGGCGACGCGCACGGCGGCGGGCAAGCACCGAGGAGCTGCTGGTCGGTGCGCGGGTGGGCCGCAAGCGCGAGGCCAAGCGGGCGCGCAGGGAACTGGCCGCCCGGCGTGCCGCCGCGCAGAAGGCCACCAAGCGGGCCGAGAAGGATGCGCGGAAGGCCGCCAGGCGGTCGGAGAAGGATGCGCGGAAGGCCACCGCGCAGGCCCGGAAGGCGGCCCGTCGAGGCGCGAGGAGGAAACGTTGA
- a CDS encoding phage holin family protein, with protein sequence MTAPRPDATAGATRADATPLPENASTGQLIGQLTEQISRLVRDEARLAQAEVTQKAKKLGVGAGLFGGAGLVAFFGAAALITAAILALALVLPGWLAALIVGVVLLAVAGVLALLGKKDVQQGSPPVPTEAVSSVKTDIATVKESARR encoded by the coding sequence ATGACCGCACCCCGCCCCGACGCGACGGCCGGCGCCACCCGCGCCGACGCGACCCCCCTGCCCGAGAATGCCTCGACCGGGCAGCTGATCGGTCAGCTCACCGAGCAGATCAGCCGCCTCGTCCGCGACGAGGCGCGCCTCGCCCAGGCCGAGGTGACCCAGAAGGCGAAGAAGCTCGGCGTGGGCGCCGGCCTCTTCGGAGGTGCCGGGCTCGTCGCCTTCTTCGGAGCCGCGGCCCTGATCACCGCGGCCATCCTGGCCCTGGCCCTCGTCCTGCCCGGCTGGCTCGCGGCGCTGATCGTCGGAGTCGTCCTGCTGGCCGTCGCGGGCGTTCTCGCCCTCCTCGGCAAGAAGGACGTCCAGCAGGGCTCCCCGCCGGTGCCCACGGAGGCCGTCTCCAGCGTCAAGACCGACATCGCGACCGTGAAGGAGAGTGCACGCCGGTGA
- a CDS encoding aldo/keto reductase family protein, whose translation MEFRRLGRSGLTISEIAYGNWLTHGGQVEEDAAVACVRAALDVGITTFDTADVYAGTRAETVLGAALDGHRRESIELFTKVYWPTGPGRNDRGLGRKHIIESCHASLRRLQTDYVDLYQAHRYDPTVPLEETMTAFADLVRSGKALYIGVSEWNAEQIAAGAALARELGVQLISNQPQYSMLWRVIEPEVVPTSEQEGLSQIVWSPLAQGILTGKYRPGEQPPADSRAGHPEAGQSMQRFMTDDILGRVQQLRPIADDLGLSMAQLALAWVLQNRNVAAAIIGASRPEQVHDNVAAAGVVLDAEVLARIDEALGDVVERDPTKTARG comes from the coding sequence GTGGAATTCAGACGCCTCGGCCGCTCCGGCCTGACCATCTCCGAGATCGCGTACGGCAACTGGCTCACCCATGGCGGGCAGGTGGAGGAGGACGCCGCGGTGGCCTGCGTGCGCGCGGCCCTGGACGTCGGCATCACCACCTTCGACACCGCCGACGTCTACGCCGGCACTCGGGCCGAGACGGTGCTCGGCGCGGCGCTGGACGGGCACCGCCGCGAGTCGATCGAGCTCTTCACCAAGGTCTACTGGCCCACCGGCCCCGGCCGCAACGACCGCGGGCTGGGGCGCAAGCACATCATCGAGAGCTGCCACGCCTCGCTGCGCCGGCTGCAGACCGACTACGTCGACCTCTACCAGGCCCACCGGTACGACCCGACGGTGCCGCTCGAGGAGACGATGACCGCCTTCGCCGACCTCGTCCGCTCCGGCAAGGCGCTCTACATCGGCGTCTCCGAGTGGAACGCCGAGCAGATCGCCGCCGGCGCAGCGCTCGCCCGCGAGCTCGGCGTCCAGCTGATCAGCAACCAGCCGCAGTACTCGATGCTGTGGCGGGTCATCGAACCCGAGGTCGTGCCGACGTCGGAGCAGGAGGGGCTCTCCCAGATCGTCTGGTCACCGCTGGCGCAGGGCATCCTCACCGGCAAGTACCGGCCGGGTGAGCAGCCGCCGGCCGACAGCCGCGCCGGTCACCCCGAGGCCGGCCAGTCGATGCAGCGGTTCATGACCGACGACATCCTCGGCCGGGTGCAGCAGCTGCGCCCGATCGCCGACGACCTGGGGCTGTCGATGGCCCAGCTCGCGCTGGCGTGGGTGCTCCAGAACCGCAACGTGGCCGCCGCGATCATCGGCGCCAGCCGCCCCGAGCAGGTCCACGACAACGTCGCGGCGGCCGGTGTGGTCCTGGACGCCGAGGTGCTGGCGCGGATCGACGAGGCCCTGGGCGACGTCGTCGAGCGGGACCCCACCAAGACCGCCCGCGGCTGA
- a CDS encoding DUF3043 domain-containing protein: protein MKLRLPGRRDHAETTTATSGDDGELTTQLLKGGGKGRPTPKRSEAQGRRPGPPPPPPTTRKEAYKRMREQQAQRRAETRQGMARGDDGYLPARDRGPVRKLVRDVVDSRRNIGSLFLAVAAVALVGTFVPSLAVKSYSSFVLLGFFFLLIIDSVVLGRKIKTAVASRFPDGDHKMRGLVWYGISRSTMIRRWRFPKPEVPLGAEV from the coding sequence GTGAAGCTCCGCCTGCCCGGCCGCCGTGACCACGCCGAGACGACCACCGCCACGTCCGGCGACGACGGCGAGCTGACCACGCAGCTGCTGAAGGGCGGCGGCAAGGGCCGGCCGACGCCGAAGCGCAGCGAGGCGCAGGGCCGGCGCCCCGGCCCGCCCCCGCCGCCGCCCACCACGCGCAAGGAGGCCTACAAGCGCATGCGCGAGCAGCAGGCGCAGCGCCGCGCGGAGACCCGCCAGGGCATGGCCCGGGGGGACGACGGCTACCTCCCCGCCCGCGACCGCGGCCCGGTCCGCAAGCTCGTGCGCGACGTCGTCGACAGCCGCCGCAACATCGGCAGCCTCTTCCTCGCCGTCGCCGCGGTGGCGCTGGTCGGCACCTTCGTGCCCAGCCTCGCGGTGAAGAGCTACTCGAGCTTCGTCCTCCTCGGCTTCTTCTTCCTGCTCATCATCGACTCGGTGGTCCTGGGCCGGAAGATCAAGACCGCCGTGGCGAGCCGCTTCCCCGACGGCGACCACAAGATGCGCGGCCTGGTCTGGTACGGCATCAGCCGGTCGACCATGATCCGCCGGTGGCGCTTTCCGAAGCCCGAGGTGCCGCTGGGCGCGGAGGTCTGA
- a CDS encoding iron-sulfur cluster assembly accessory protein: MTVQDTTATGVVLSDPAAAKVKALLDQEGRDDLRLRIAVQPGGCSGLRYQLFFDERFLDGDQTYDFDGVEVIVDRMSGPYLGGAVIDFVDTIEKQGFTIDNPNAQGSCACGDSFN, translated from the coding sequence ATGACGGTGCAGGACACCACGGCCACCGGCGTCGTGCTGAGCGACCCCGCGGCCGCCAAGGTCAAGGCGCTGCTGGACCAGGAGGGCCGCGACGACCTGCGGCTGCGCATCGCCGTCCAGCCCGGGGGCTGTTCCGGCCTGCGGTACCAGCTCTTCTTCGACGAGCGGTTCCTCGACGGCGACCAGACCTACGACTTCGACGGCGTCGAGGTCATCGTCGACCGGATGAGCGGCCCGTACCTGGGTGGCGCGGTCATCGACTTCGTCGACACCATCGAGAAGCAGGGCTTCACGATCGACAACCCCAACGCGCAGGGCTCCTGCGCCTGCGGCGACTCCTTCAACTGA
- the asnB gene encoding asparagine synthase (glutamine-hydrolyzing), with amino-acid sequence MCGLLAYFSTDAPRVDDSVVSDVRGALHCLRHRGPDESEVWHDDRVVYGFNRLSFIDIENSHQPMPYADGRYRIVFNGEIYNYLELRAELAAAGATFATEGDTEAIVAGYHVWGEQVVTRLRGMFAFVIWDSETGTVFGARDPFGIKPLFTTRLADGAIAFSSEKKALLEMLGGSTAAGGVDPASLQHYLTLQYVPEPATLHRGIRRIESGTSFTVSGGELTTTRYFHPTFPVRPVAKDERQPLYDRIAEVLDDSVRMHMRADVTVGSFLSGGIDSTAIAALAKRYNPDLMTFTVGFERQGFSEIDVAAESAAAIGVEHITKVVTAEEFAESIPLVVWYLDDPVADPALVPLYFVAREARKHVKVVLSGEGADELFGGYNIYREPLSLAAFERLPQGIRRALGTLSTKLPDGMRGKDLLRRGAIPLEQRYYGNARIFRDEELTFLEKRDPDLSHVAVTRELYERTRAAGYDDVTAMQYVDLFTWLRGDILVKADKMTMANSLELRVPFLDPEVFRVASTLPVDQRVTKETTKFALRRALEQIVPPHVLNRRKLGFPVPTRHWLAEDLHDWARQTIEESRTDEWLDKQQVLAMLTAHRQNQRAGSPVDHSRKLWTLLVFMVWHGIFVEERITPEIPATVYPVRL; translated from the coding sequence ATGTGTGGCCTGCTCGCCTACTTCTCCACCGACGCCCCACGCGTCGACGACAGCGTCGTGTCCGACGTCCGGGGTGCGCTGCACTGCCTGCGGCACCGGGGGCCGGACGAGAGCGAGGTCTGGCACGACGACCGCGTCGTCTACGGCTTCAACCGGCTGTCGTTCATCGACATCGAGAACAGCCACCAGCCCATGCCGTACGCCGACGGCCGGTACCGGATCGTCTTCAACGGCGAGATCTACAACTACCTGGAGCTGCGCGCCGAACTCGCCGCCGCCGGCGCCACCTTCGCCACCGAGGGTGACACCGAGGCGATCGTGGCCGGCTACCACGTGTGGGGCGAGCAGGTCGTCACCCGCCTCCGCGGGATGTTCGCGTTCGTCATCTGGGACAGCGAGACCGGGACCGTCTTCGGGGCGCGCGACCCCTTCGGCATCAAGCCGCTGTTCACCACCCGCCTGGCCGACGGCGCGATCGCCTTCTCGTCGGAGAAGAAGGCCCTGCTGGAGATGCTCGGCGGTAGCACGGCCGCCGGCGGCGTGGACCCCGCCTCGCTGCAGCACTACCTGACGCTGCAGTACGTGCCCGAGCCGGCGACCCTGCACCGCGGGATCCGGCGCATCGAGAGCGGCACCAGCTTCACCGTCTCCGGCGGCGAGCTCACCACCACCCGCTACTTCCACCCGACCTTCCCGGTCCGGCCGGTGGCGAAGGACGAGCGGCAGCCGCTCTACGACCGGATCGCCGAGGTGCTCGACGACTCGGTGCGGATGCACATGCGGGCCGACGTGACCGTCGGGTCGTTCCTCTCCGGTGGCATCGACTCCACGGCCATCGCCGCCCTGGCCAAGCGCTACAACCCCGACCTGATGACGTTCACGGTCGGCTTCGAGCGGCAGGGCTTCTCCGAGATCGACGTCGCCGCCGAGTCCGCGGCCGCGATCGGGGTGGAGCACATCACCAAGGTCGTGACGGCCGAGGAGTTCGCCGAGTCGATCCCCCTCGTCGTCTGGTACCTCGACGACCCGGTGGCCGACCCGGCGCTCGTGCCGCTGTACTTCGTGGCGCGAGAAGCCCGCAAGCACGTGAAGGTCGTGCTCTCCGGGGAGGGCGCCGACGAGCTCTTCGGCGGCTACAACATCTACCGCGAGCCACTCTCGCTGGCGGCCTTCGAGCGGCTGCCGCAGGGCATCCGGCGCGCCCTGGGCACCCTGTCGACGAAGCTGCCCGACGGCATGCGCGGCAAGGACCTGCTGCGTCGCGGGGCCATCCCGCTCGAGCAGCGGTACTACGGCAACGCGCGGATCTTCCGCGACGAGGAGCTGACCTTCCTCGAGAAGCGGGACCCGGACCTGTCGCACGTCGCCGTCACCCGGGAACTCTACGAGCGCACGCGGGCGGCCGGGTACGACGACGTGACGGCGATGCAGTACGTGGACCTGTTCACCTGGCTGCGCGGCGACATCCTGGTCAAGGCCGACAAGATGACCATGGCGAACTCGCTGGAGCTGCGGGTGCCGTTCCTCGACCCCGAGGTGTTCCGGGTGGCCTCCACGCTTCCGGTCGACCAGCGGGTCACCAAGGAGACGACCAAGTTCGCCCTCCGCCGCGCCCTGGAGCAGATCGTGCCGCCGCACGTGCTGAACCGGCGCAAGCTCGGCTTCCCCGTGCCCACCCGGCACTGGCTCGCGGAGGACCTGCACGACTGGGCCCGGCAGACCATCGAGGAGAGCCGGACCGACGAGTGGCTGGACAAGCAGCAGGTGCTGGCCATGCTCACCGCGCACCGGCAGAACCAGCGGGCCGGCTCGCCGGTCGACCACTCCCGCAAGCTGTGGACCCTGCTGGTCTTCATGGTCTGGCACGGCATCTTCGTCGAGGAGCGGATCACGCCGGAGATCCCGGCGACGGTCTACCCGGTCAGGCTCTAG
- a CDS encoding DUF3817 domain-containing protein, with translation MAAERTATTTGRGDERSIGAALQRYRAMAWVVGVLLIALIFVAVPLNHLAGIGGPSEVLGTAHGFLYGLFLLATVDLALRARWTLKGTALTLLAGTVPVLSFFAERNATRKTRAGERV, from the coding sequence ATGGCCGCTGAACGGACCGCCACCACCACCGGGCGTGGCGACGAGCGCAGCATCGGTGCTGCCCTGCAGCGCTACCGGGCGATGGCGTGGGTCGTCGGTGTGCTCCTCATCGCGCTCATCTTCGTCGCGGTGCCGCTGAACCACCTCGCCGGCATCGGCGGGCCGTCGGAGGTGCTCGGCACCGCGCACGGCTTCCTCTACGGGCTCTTCCTCCTGGCGACCGTCGACCTCGCCCTGCGCGCCCGCTGGACGCTCAAGGGCACCGCCCTGACGCTGCTGGCCGGCACCGTTCCCGTGCTCTCCTTCTTCGCCGAGCGCAATGCCACCAGGAAGACCCGCGCCGGCGAGCGCGTCTGA
- a CDS encoding metalloprotease, whose amino-acid sequence MFSRLLTPKWVLLHLLVVALFVATFFLGYWQLSKAEAGGGAVNWSYALQWPLYGFMGLWFYVRMVRVELHRDPEEDQPGNAVVLYQRPRIDTTGDPDLAAYNAYLAELNERALGQRSSNGR is encoded by the coding sequence GTGTTCTCCCGGTTGCTGACCCCGAAATGGGTGCTCCTGCACCTGCTGGTGGTCGCCCTGTTCGTCGCCACCTTCTTCCTCGGTTACTGGCAGCTGTCCAAGGCCGAGGCCGGCGGCGGCGCGGTCAACTGGAGCTACGCCCTGCAGTGGCCCCTCTACGGCTTCATGGGTCTGTGGTTCTACGTCCGGATGGTGCGGGTGGAGCTGCACCGCGACCCCGAGGAGGACCAGCCGGGCAACGCGGTGGTGCTGTACCAGCGGCCGCGCATCGACACCACCGGCGACCCCGACCTCGCCGCCTACAACGCCTACCTCGCCGAGCTCAACGAGCGGGCACTGGGACAACGGAGCAGCAATGGCCGCTGA
- the coxB gene encoding cytochrome c oxidase subunit II: MARGSRLARLAALGLLGVLTLTGCELGNSEWWEHNFVRWGWPEGVTDEAEAMRELWVGSTYAALIIGLAVWALIAYSVIRHRKRGDELPRQTAYNLPLEIVYTIIPFIIVSALFFFTVVTQNQVRGTSADPDEVIAVNAFKWNWQFVYPETSDGNGEPVNTVGTSAEIPILVVPTDRTLRFELASADVIHSFWVPEFLFKLDVIPGNENGRDNVFEVTVREEGAYVGRCAELCGTYHAYMNFEVRAVTGDEYDDYLAARESGLSTYDALEAIGQPGDAGTTTPLDLIQDKAEDQLQAGD, translated from the coding sequence GTGGCTCGAGGCAGCAGGCTCGCGCGGCTGGCCGCGCTCGGTCTCCTGGGGGTGCTCACCCTCACCGGATGCGAGCTCGGCAACAGCGAATGGTGGGAGCACAACTTCGTCCGGTGGGGCTGGCCTGAGGGCGTCACCGACGAGGCCGAGGCGATGCGGGAGCTGTGGGTCGGGTCCACCTACGCGGCCCTGATCATCGGCCTGGCGGTGTGGGCTCTCATCGCCTACTCGGTGATCCGCCATCGCAAGAGGGGCGACGAGCTGCCCCGGCAGACCGCCTACAACCTGCCGCTGGAGATCGTCTACACGATCATCCCGTTCATCATCGTCTCCGCTCTGTTCTTCTTCACCGTGGTGACGCAGAACCAGGTGCGGGGCACCAGCGCGGACCCCGACGAGGTCATCGCCGTCAACGCCTTCAAGTGGAACTGGCAGTTCGTCTACCCCGAGACCTCGGACGGCAACGGCGAGCCGGTGAACACCGTCGGCACCAGCGCGGAGATCCCGATCCTCGTGGTGCCCACCGATCGCACCCTCCGGTTCGAGCTCGCCTCCGCCGACGTCATCCACTCGTTCTGGGTGCCGGAGTTCCTCTTCAAGCTCGACGTCATCCCCGGCAACGAGAACGGCCGGGACAACGTCTTCGAGGTGACCGTCCGCGAGGAGGGCGCCTACGTCGGCCGCTGCGCCGAGCTGTGCGGCACGTACCACGCCTACATGAACTTCGAGGTGCGGGCGGTCACCGGCGACGAGTACGACGACTACCTGGCAGCCCGCGAGTCCGGGCTGAGCACCTACGACGCCCTCGAGGCGATCGGGCAGCCCGGGGACGCGGGTACGACGACCCCGCTGGACCTCATCCAGGACAAGGCCGAGGACCAGTTGCAGGCCGGTGACTGA
- a CDS encoding cytochrome c oxidase subunit 4 — MKVEALIFNLIAVFCVVAAVVYGFWSREPIGTTALALSGGLMLLIGGFFWFVSRRIDPRPEDRKDAEIADGAGELGFFSPASYWPVTLAAAAGLMGLGVAFWYLWLILLATAAVLIAVGGLLFEYYVGQNAQQS, encoded by the coding sequence GTGAAGGTCGAGGCACTCATCTTCAATCTGATCGCGGTGTTCTGCGTCGTGGCCGCGGTTGTCTACGGCTTCTGGTCGCGCGAGCCCATCGGCACCACGGCGCTCGCGCTCTCGGGCGGGCTCATGCTCCTCATCGGTGGCTTCTTCTGGTTCGTGTCGCGCCGGATCGACCCCCGCCCGGAGGACCGCAAGGACGCCGAGATCGCCGACGGCGCCGGCGAGCTGGGCTTCTTCAGCCCGGCCAGCTACTGGCCCGTCACGCTCGCTGCGGCCGCCGGCCTCATGGGGCTCGGGGTGGCCTTCTGGTATCTCTGGCTGATCCTGCTCGCCACGGCCGCGGTGCTCATCGCCGTCGGTGGCCTGCTGTTCGAGTACTACGTGGGGCAGAACGCCCAGCAGAGCTGA
- a CDS encoding cytochrome bc complex cytochrome b subunit — MAATATLPGAPTSRLGKAATEFDDRMIVAGPVRRTLNKVFPDHWSFLLGEIALYCFVILLLSGTYLTFFFDATLTEVVYEGSYDPLRGTEMSAAYASTLDLSFDVRGGLFMRQLHHWAALLFVASIVVHLLRIFFTGAFRRPRENNWLIGVVMLVLALLMGVTGYTLPDDLLSGTGLRIISAILLSIPVIGTWLHFAIFNGDFVGTEIIGRFYIAHVLIFPAILLALIAVHLLVLVKQKHTQFAGPGRTEHNVVGNRLFPTFAAKATGLLFIVFGVCAALAGLAQINPVWLWGPYNPAQVSTFSQPDWYILFLDGSTRIFPAWDVNLPGDYTIPALFWPTVVVAGAMFTVLALYPMIERKLTGDTASHHLLQRPRDVPVRTSLGAMALTFYLVLAISGSNDVLADKFDLSLNAMIWVGRIGVIVLPAIAYVVTYRICLGLQQHDREVLEHGIETGVIRRLPNGEFIEVHQPLGPVDEHGHGQLAYGGAPVPKRMNQVGGSRRAIRGFFSPVEEPSAVELEQRGEGRGLSAADSDRQLTSSGRPSEGGRPSDGGRPQDPRD, encoded by the coding sequence ATGGCTGCTACCGCCACTCTCCCGGGAGCACCCACCTCCCGGCTCGGCAAGGCCGCTACCGAGTTCGACGACCGGATGATCGTCGCCGGTCCCGTCCGGCGCACCCTCAACAAGGTCTTCCCCGACCACTGGTCCTTCCTGCTCGGCGAGATCGCGCTCTACTGCTTCGTGATCCTGCTGCTGTCGGGCACGTACCTGACCTTCTTCTTCGACGCGACCTTGACCGAGGTCGTGTACGAGGGGTCCTACGACCCGCTGCGCGGAACGGAGATGTCGGCGGCCTACGCGTCCACGCTGGACCTCTCCTTCGACGTCCGCGGTGGCCTGTTCATGCGGCAGCTGCACCACTGGGCGGCGCTGCTGTTCGTCGCGTCCATCGTGGTCCACCTGCTGCGCATCTTCTTCACCGGCGCTTTCCGCCGGCCGCGGGAGAACAACTGGCTCATCGGTGTGGTCATGCTCGTGCTCGCGCTGCTCATGGGCGTCACCGGCTACACCCTCCCCGATGACCTGCTGTCGGGGACCGGGCTCCGCATCATCAGCGCGATCCTGCTGTCCATCCCGGTCATCGGGACGTGGCTGCACTTCGCGATCTTCAACGGCGACTTCGTGGGCACGGAGATCATCGGGCGCTTCTACATCGCCCACGTGCTGATCTTCCCGGCGATCCTGCTCGCGCTGATCGCCGTTCACCTGCTCGTCCTGGTCAAGCAGAAGCACACGCAGTTCGCCGGCCCCGGGCGGACCGAGCACAACGTGGTGGGCAACCGGCTGTTCCCCACGTTCGCCGCGAAGGCGACCGGCCTGCTCTTCATCGTGTTCGGTGTCTGCGCCGCGCTGGCCGGACTGGCCCAGATCAACCCGGTCTGGCTCTGGGGCCCGTACAACCCGGCCCAGGTGTCGACATTCTCCCAGCCCGACTGGTACATCCTCTTCCTCGACGGCTCGACGCGTATCTTCCCCGCCTGGGACGTCAACCTCCCCGGCGACTACACGATCCCGGCGCTGTTCTGGCCGACGGTCGTGGTGGCCGGGGCGATGTTCACGGTGCTCGCGCTGTACCCGATGATCGAGCGCAAGCTCACGGGTGACACGGCGTCGCACCACCTGCTGCAGCGTCCCCGGGACGTCCCCGTGCGGACCTCGCTCGGGGCGATGGCGCTGACCTTCTACCTGGTGCTGGCCATCTCGGGCTCGAACGACGTCCTCGCCGACAAGTTCGACCTCAGCCTGAACGCCATGATCTGGGTCGGACGCATCGGGGTGATCGTGTTGCCGGCGATCGCGTACGTGGTCACGTACCGCATCTGCCTCGGTCTGCAGCAGCACGACCGCGAGGTGCTCGAGCACGGCATCGAGACCGGTGTCATCCGCCGGCTGCCCAACGGTGAGTTCATCGAGGTGCACCAGCCCCTCGGCCCGGTCGACGAGCACGGTCACGGCCAGCTGGCCTACGGCGGCGCTCCGGTGCCGAAGCGGATGAACCAGGTAGGCGGCTCCCGCCGCGCCATCCGCGGGTTCTTCTCACCCGTCGAGGAGCCGTCGGCAGTGGAGCTGGAGCAGCGGGGCGAGGGGCGCGGCCTCTCCGCCGCCGACTCCGACCGGCAGCTCACGTCCTCGGGTCGTCCGTCCGAGGGCGGTCGCCCGTCCGATGGTGGTCGCCCGCAGGACCCGCGCGACTGA